Proteins co-encoded in one Halococcoides cellulosivorans genomic window:
- a CDS encoding RNA methyltransferase: MSLAVAVVDAETPGNVGSIARAMKNFAVEELLLVDPPELDPEGEAYAFAGQAREDVLPEATELSFDDLATSYHTIGFTAIPNEDDRSHVRYPVMQAADLSDRLASVEADTALVFGRERVGLTNDELARIDEVCTIPASESYPVLNLAQAATIALYECREYTLGRDQLPEDPHARADERAIEGLHEEFAGVLEAVGHPEEKRAKTARLWRRVLGRADPTGREVRTLRGIFRRIRERTRD; the protein is encoded by the coding sequence ATGAGCCTCGCCGTCGCCGTCGTGGACGCCGAGACGCCCGGCAACGTCGGGTCGATCGCCCGCGCGATGAAGAACTTCGCGGTGGAGGAGTTGCTCCTCGTCGACCCGCCCGAACTGGACCCCGAGGGCGAGGCGTACGCGTTCGCCGGGCAGGCCCGCGAGGACGTGCTCCCCGAGGCGACCGAACTGTCGTTCGACGACCTCGCGACGAGCTATCACACGATCGGGTTCACCGCGATTCCGAACGAAGACGATCGCTCACACGTCCGGTATCCCGTAATGCAGGCCGCCGACCTGTCCGATCGGTTGGCGAGCGTCGAGGCCGACACCGCACTCGTGTTCGGGCGCGAGCGGGTGGGCCTGACCAACGACGAACTCGCCCGGATCGACGAGGTCTGTACGATCCCCGCGAGCGAGTCGTACCCGGTGCTCAACCTCGCCCAGGCCGCGACGATCGCGCTGTACGAGTGTCGCGAGTACACCCTCGGCAGGGATCAACTCCCCGAGGATCCGCACGCCCGGGCCGACGAACGGGCGATCGAAGGACTGCACGAGGAGTTCGCGGGCGTCCTCGAAGCGGTCGGCCATCCCGAAGAGAAACGGGCGAAGACGGCCCGTCTCTGGCGACGCGTGCTCGGTCGAGCCGATCCGACGGGGCGAGAAGTGCGGACGCTCCGGGGGATCTTCCGACGGATTCGCGAGCGGACCCGCGACTGA
- a CDS encoding HAD family hydrolase produces the protein MTYDTVVFDNDGVLVGRTSFDVLRRATAKTFRLFDVSDPDPDDVEAMTIGATPAEVDRVCERYGLDRGRFWRTRDHTVSQAQQEEARQGRKTPYGDVSVVGDLDVSVGIVSSNQQETVDFLLDHFDLDRMFQTAYGREATVKSLELRKPNSHYLDRALADLDPRRALYVGDNESDIQAAENAGIDSAFIRRPHRRNWDLNVWPTWDIDSLEDLRGVCGV, from the coding sequence ATGACCTACGATACCGTCGTCTTCGACAACGACGGTGTCCTCGTCGGGCGCACGAGTTTCGACGTGCTCCGACGGGCGACGGCGAAGACGTTCCGGCTGTTCGACGTGTCCGATCCCGATCCCGACGACGTGGAGGCGATGACGATCGGCGCGACCCCCGCCGAGGTGGATCGCGTCTGCGAGCGGTACGGCCTCGACCGCGGTCGGTTCTGGCGCACGCGCGACCACACCGTCTCGCAGGCCCAGCAAGAAGAGGCGCGACAGGGCCGCAAGACGCCGTATGGCGACGTCAGCGTGGTGGGCGATCTGGACGTGTCGGTCGGCATCGTGAGTTCCAACCAACAGGAGACGGTCGATTTCCTGCTCGATCACTTCGACCTCGATCGGATGTTTCAGACGGCCTACGGCCGCGAAGCGACGGTCAAGAGCCTGGAGTTGCGCAAGCCCAACTCCCATTACCTCGATCGCGCGCTCGCAGACCTCGATCCCCGGCGGGCGCTGTACGTCGGGGACAACGAAAGCGACATCCAGGCCGCCGAGAACGCGGGCATCGACTCGGCGTTCATCCGGCGGCCCCATCGGCGGAACTGGGATCTGAACGTCTGGCCGACCTGGGACATCGACTCGCTGGAGGATCTGCGCGGGGTCTGTGGGGTGTGA
- a CDS encoding SRPBCC family protein, with the protein MATYERSAVVAAPFEDVWAFHDSLEGLEALTPDFVGLRIESVEGPDGERAIDDLDVGTRATISVRPFGVGPRQRVETTIVERERDDESGHFVDTFSGGPFARWRHTHRFEAVEGGTQITDHVEYALRGGAVGRTLSPIAVVGFAPAFRDRHRRTAAHLE; encoded by the coding sequence ATGGCGACCTACGAGCGCTCTGCTGTCGTCGCGGCCCCGTTCGAAGACGTCTGGGCGTTTCACGACTCCCTGGAGGGCCTGGAGGCGCTCACCCCCGATTTCGTCGGCCTCCGCATCGAGTCGGTCGAAGGGCCCGACGGCGAGCGCGCGATCGACGATCTGGACGTGGGCACGCGTGCGACGATTTCGGTCCGCCCGTTCGGGGTCGGGCCGCGCCAGCGCGTCGAGACGACGATCGTGGAACGCGAGCGTGACGACGAGTCGGGCCACTTCGTCGATACGTTCTCGGGCGGCCCGTTCGCGCGCTGGCGACACACACATCGGTTCGAGGCGGTCGAGGGCGGCACGCAGATTACCGATCACGTCGAGTACGCGCTCCGCGGTGGCGCGGTCGGGCGGACGCTCTCTCCGATCGCGGTCGTCGGGTTCGCACCCGCGTTCCGGGATCGACACCGGCGGACCGCCGCGCATCTGGAGTGA
- the leuS gene encoding leucine--tRNA ligase, with protein MERSDTYDHDSVAEYWQWAWDREDVYACPDPSDPVYVLGMFPYPSGRLHMGHVRNYAITDATARFERMRGRDVVHPMGWDAFGLPAENAARERGTDPASWTDACIQRMREEMTTLGFGFDWDRELRTADPDYYRWNQWLFRQFHEAGLVEYEGAPVNWCPECETVLADAQVVGGSAVDPEGGSGTCWRCSTPVRTRTLDQWFLRITEYADDLLGGLDDLDGWADGVRAAQREWIGHREGTRVAFPVREGPTESVAVFTRRLDTIAGATYVAVSPDHDLAQALAERDDELAAAIADLAPGAGPEAGVATPATVENPVTGAELPVYVAAYVLGDVGTGAVMGVPAHDSQAHAFAAAHDCPIEVVVEPEDADDVDRPFTDPGVVQAPASVAGLDSATASDHLLDATPAAEAADRYRLRDWLISRQRYWGTPIPVVHCPDCGPVPVPESELPVELPDYVETTGNPLDAADEWRETTCPDCGGPAERETDTMDTFVDSSWYFLRYCSPAYDEGPFDPDAVAECLPVDVYVGGTEHAVLHLLYLRFFAHAMADLDLLDDAEPIERLVAQGTVLSGGEKMAETAGNAIAPHEYGPETTRIAVLEAAHPRRDFEWSAVDVGDAYDLVQQVYTLVYAYRDGLATADRSGRTEAGLDRTIDRVIAATTDAIERYRFHDAVGEIRRLADRLARYRDRGDPDDTTYRRGLTVLVRVVSTVAPYLAEECWNLLRADGLVAAADWPTPEADIAAYSRERSLIERTRADVRDIVETAAIDDPETVAITVAPGWAVDLHRAVRDAASPALDDLVARLDDPPVDRGTIEVVASDLLDRQRRLGPVFDADRERVVLDRAAWLLADEFDARVEVRAADEAPREQALAARPGRPAIRID; from the coding sequence ATGGAACGATCCGATACGTACGATCACGACAGTGTCGCTGAGTACTGGCAGTGGGCGTGGGACCGCGAAGACGTGTACGCCTGTCCCGATCCGTCGGATCCGGTCTACGTGCTCGGGATGTTTCCGTACCCCTCCGGGCGCCTCCACATGGGCCACGTGCGCAACTACGCGATCACGGACGCCACCGCGCGCTTCGAGCGGATGCGCGGGCGTGACGTGGTCCACCCCATGGGGTGGGACGCGTTCGGCCTGCCCGCCGAGAACGCCGCTCGCGAGCGCGGGACCGATCCCGCCTCCTGGACCGACGCCTGCATCCAGCGCATGCGCGAGGAGATGACGACGCTGGGCTTTGGCTTCGACTGGGATCGGGAACTCCGGACGGCCGACCCCGACTATTATCGGTGGAATCAGTGGCTGTTCCGGCAGTTTCACGAGGCTGGCCTCGTCGAGTACGAGGGCGCGCCCGTCAACTGGTGTCCCGAATGCGAGACCGTCCTCGCGGACGCCCAGGTCGTCGGTGGGTCCGCGGTCGACCCCGAGGGCGGCAGTGGCACGTGCTGGCGCTGTTCGACGCCGGTCCGCACGCGCACGCTCGATCAGTGGTTCCTCCGGATTACGGAGTACGCCGACGACCTTCTGGGCGGACTGGATGACCTCGACGGGTGGGCCGACGGCGTCCGGGCCGCTCAGCGCGAGTGGATCGGCCACCGCGAGGGCACCCGCGTCGCCTTCCCGGTGCGCGAGGGCCCGACCGAATCGGTCGCGGTCTTTACCCGCCGACTGGACACGATCGCTGGGGCGACCTACGTCGCCGTCAGTCCCGATCACGACCTCGCCCAGGCGCTTGCCGAACGCGACGACGAGTTGGCGGCGGCGATCGCGGATCTCGCGCCCGGGGCAGGGCCCGAAGCCGGCGTCGCGACGCCCGCGACCGTCGAGAACCCCGTGACTGGCGCGGAACTGCCCGTCTACGTCGCTGCGTACGTCCTCGGTGACGTCGGAACGGGTGCGGTGATGGGCGTGCCCGCCCACGACTCGCAGGCCCACGCGTTCGCAGCGGCCCACGACTGCCCGATCGAGGTGGTCGTCGAACCCGAGGACGCCGACGATGTCGACCGCCCGTTCACCGATCCGGGCGTCGTCCAGGCCCCCGCATCGGTGGCCGGCCTGGACAGCGCGACCGCGAGCGATCACCTCCTCGACGCGACGCCCGCCGCCGAGGCCGCAGACCGATACCGCTTGCGCGACTGGCTGATCAGCCGCCAGCGCTACTGGGGGACACCGATCCCGGTGGTCCACTGTCCGGACTGTGGGCCGGTCCCGGTGCCCGAATCCGAGTTGCCCGTCGAACTGCCCGACTACGTCGAGACGACGGGAAACCCCCTCGACGCCGCCGACGAGTGGCGCGAGACCACCTGTCCCGACTGTGGCGGACCTGCCGAGCGCGAGACCGACACGATGGACACGTTCGTCGACTCGTCGTGGTATTTCCTGCGCTACTGCTCGCCCGCGTACGACGAGGGGCCGTTCGATCCCGACGCGGTCGCGGAGTGCCTCCCGGTCGACGTCTACGTCGGCGGGACCGAACACGCCGTCCTCCATCTGCTCTATCTCCGATTTTTCGCACACGCGATGGCGGATCTGGATCTGCTCGACGATGCCGAACCGATCGAGCGACTCGTCGCGCAGGGGACGGTGCTCTCCGGGGGCGAGAAGATGGCCGAGACGGCGGGCAACGCGATCGCGCCCCACGAGTACGGCCCGGAGACGACACGGATCGCCGTTCTGGAGGCGGCCCACCCACGGCGGGATTTCGAGTGGTCGGCCGTCGACGTGGGCGACGCCTACGATCTGGTCCAGCAGGTGTACACCCTGGTCTACGCGTATCGCGACGGCCTCGCGACCGCCGACCGCTCCGGCCGGACGGAGGCAGGCCTCGATCGGACGATCGACCGGGTGATCGCGGCGACGACCGACGCGATCGAACGGTATCGGTTCCACGATGCCGTCGGTGAGATCCGCCGTCTGGCCGATCGCCTCGCGCGGTATCGCGATCGGGGTGATCCCGACGACACGACCTATCGCCGGGGGTTGACCGTTCTCGTCCGGGTGGTCTCGACGGTGGCTCCGTATCTTGCCGAAGAGTGCTGGAACCTCCTCCGTGCGGACGGCCTCGTCGCGGCCGCCGATTGGCCCACGCCGGAGGCCGACATCGCGGCCTACAGTCGCGAACGAAGCCTGATCGAGCGCACGCGCGCGGACGTGCGTGACATCGTCGAGACGGCCGCCATCGACGACCCCGAGACGGTCGCGATCACCGTCGCGCCCGGGTGGGCGGTCGATCTTCACCGTGCGGTTCGGGACGCTGCCTCACCCGCACTCGACGACCTGGTCGCCAGGCTGGACGACCCGCCCGTGGATCGCGGAACGATCGAGGTGGTCGCGAGCGACCTGCTCGACCGCCAGCGCCGCCTCGGCCCCGTCTTCGACGCCGATCGCGAACGCGTCGTCCTCGACCGGGCGGCGTGGCTGCTCGCTGACGAGTTCGACGCACGCGTCGAGGTCCGCGCGGCCGACGAGGCCCCTCGGGAGCAGGCACTCGCTGCGCGTCCTGGCCGACCCGCGATCAGAATCGATTAG
- the nth gene encoding endonuclease III has protein sequence MADDAERRERMEWVLNRLHDEYPDATISLDFENRLQLLVAVVLSAQCTDERVNEVTPELFDAYRTAADYAAASQDTLADAIYGVTFHNQKAGYLQGIGEQLRDDHDGRVPDEMAALTDLPGVGRKTANVVLQHGHDVVEGVVVDTHVQRLTRRLDLVDAERPEAIEEELMAIVPEAEWQALTHLLISHGRASCTARSPDCADCVLAERCPSDRTTADVDLASGESW, from the coding sequence ATGGCCGACGACGCCGAGCGCCGCGAGCGCATGGAGTGGGTGCTCAACCGACTCCACGACGAATACCCCGACGCGACGATCTCACTCGACTTCGAGAACCGCCTCCAACTCCTCGTCGCGGTCGTGCTCTCCGCGCAGTGTACCGACGAGCGGGTCAACGAGGTCACGCCAGAGTTGTTCGACGCCTACCGGACCGCCGCGGACTACGCCGCCGCGAGTCAGGACACGCTGGCCGACGCCATCTACGGGGTGACCTTCCACAACCAGAAGGCAGGCTACCTCCAGGGGATCGGCGAACAGTTGCGCGACGACCACGACGGCCGGGTGCCCGACGAGATGGCGGCGTTGACCGACCTTCCCGGCGTCGGGCGCAAGACCGCGAACGTCGTCCTCCAGCACGGCCACGACGTCGTCGAAGGGGTCGTCGTCGACACGCACGTCCAGCGGTTGACCCGCCGACTGGATCTGGTCGACGCCGAGCGTCCCGAGGCCATCGAAGAGGAACTGATGGCCATCGTCCCCGAGGCGGAGTGGCAGGCGCTGACCCACCTGCTGATCAGCCACGGGCGGGCGAGTTGTACCGCACGGTCGCCCGACTGTGCGGACTGTGTGCTCGCCGAGCGCTGTCCCTCCGATCGAACGACCGCAGACGTCGATCTGGCGAGCGGCGAGTCGTGGTGA
- a CDS encoding GNAT family N-acetyltransferase, producing the protein MPGPVFVRGETVTLHSIEPEDAETVASMVNDPEVWPSLAVSEPHSAADERDWIDSLSEADGHHFLIRVDEATVGVIGLNHPDPVWGHAELGVYLRPDAQGNGYAADAIRRVCRWAFEDRRLHKIFSNVYETNPASKRMLQAVGFTHEGTFREHAFVRGAYRDVERYGLLAGEIVDAE; encoded by the coding sequence ATGCCAGGCCCGGTCTTCGTGCGCGGTGAGACGGTAACACTGCACTCGATCGAACCCGAGGACGCCGAGACGGTCGCGTCGATGGTAAACGATCCAGAGGTCTGGCCTTCGCTGGCGGTCTCAGAACCCCACTCCGCCGCCGACGAGCGCGACTGGATCGATTCGCTCTCGGAGGCCGACGGCCATCACTTCCTGATTCGCGTCGACGAAGCGACGGTTGGGGTCATCGGACTGAACCACCCCGACCCGGTCTGGGGCCACGCCGAACTCGGGGTGTATCTGCGACCCGACGCCCAGGGCAACGGCTACGCCGCCGACGCTATTCGCCGGGTCTGTCGCTGGGCGTTCGAAGACCGACGGCTCCACAAAATCTTCTCGAACGTCTACGAGACGAATCCGGCCTCGAAACGAATGCTCCAAGCGGTCGGATTCACCCACGAAGGTACCTTCCGCGAGCACGCGTTCGTCCGCGGCGCGTACCGCGACGTCGAGCGGTACGGACTACTCGCGGGTGAGATCGTCGACGCCGAGTAA
- a CDS encoding DUF5828 family protein, with product MEESVSGFEVRDGWVEVVEHGERIAQALRDVREDADLDESLIEEFEEWRPKTDERLSEDVNEKTADQASIAEGSGEKAGKSPDEDIREAGDRLAESYEQLEDDQSEAVEKWGESIDHVRRAADTAGRKAIRGVEDAVYRNVMTRVAPYYFDNELVSANIQRLDDEPSYALEINVNDDDVKMRVSNQLADYEQDVDRWHVNTPKTTEQSAAVEGVDPPEENGDDTAAETN from the coding sequence ATGGAAGAGAGCGTTTCGGGGTTCGAAGTGCGCGACGGCTGGGTCGAGGTCGTCGAGCACGGCGAACGGATCGCCCAGGCCCTCCGAGACGTCCGCGAGGATGCCGACCTCGACGAGTCGCTGATCGAGGAGTTCGAAGAGTGGCGACCGAAGACCGACGAGCGCCTCTCCGAGGACGTCAACGAGAAGACGGCCGACCAGGCCAGTATCGCGGAAGGATCGGGTGAGAAAGCCGGGAAGTCTCCGGACGAGGACATCCGCGAGGCCGGCGACCGTCTCGCGGAATCGTACGAACAACTCGAAGACGACCAGAGCGAGGCCGTCGAGAAGTGGGGTGAGTCGATCGATCACGTCCGCCGGGCCGCCGACACCGCGGGTCGAAAGGCGATCCGCGGCGTCGAAGACGCCGTCTACCGGAACGTCATGACCCGCGTCGCGCCCTACTATTTCGACAACGAACTCGTGAGTGCGAACATCCAGCGGTTGGACGACGAGCCGAGTTACGCGCTCGAAATCAACGTCAACGACGACGACGTGAAGATGCGCGTCTCGAATCAGTTGGCCGATTACGAGCAGGACGTGGACCGCTGGCACGTCAACACGCCGAAGACGACCGAACAGTCCGCAGCGGTCGAGGGTGTCGACCCGCCCGAGGAGAACGGCGACGACACCGCCGCAGAGACGAACTGA
- a CDS encoding conditioned medium-induced protein 4, with the protein MDEKTESLRDIFLDVADDETVVESQSETHGSITDEGDHRDDLLAVVEQIEDAFDRSVAFDDDTVATLIEAFYAGDDDTTIAETCEIDPESVFETRMALHCYRESDSPLDLDRVAETLSLADTAIDEVSDDDRDRAADALDADRAAIDRAIGVLRARREARSVSHRFRTAYEDVLPDTDISESLTASIKEDGLDEAAEDIETDVSL; encoded by the coding sequence ATGGACGAGAAGACCGAGTCGTTGCGCGACATCTTTCTGGATGTCGCCGACGACGAGACCGTCGTCGAGTCCCAATCGGAGACCCACGGATCGATCACCGACGAGGGCGACCACCGAGACGACCTCCTCGCCGTCGTCGAACAAATCGAAGACGCGTTCGATCGGTCGGTCGCGTTCGACGACGACACCGTCGCGACCCTGATCGAGGCATTTTACGCCGGGGACGACGACACCACCATCGCAGAGACCTGTGAGATCGATCCGGAGAGTGTCTTCGAGACACGGATGGCGCTGCACTGCTATCGTGAGTCGGACAGTCCGCTCGACCTGGACCGGGTTGCCGAGACGCTCTCGCTCGCGGATACCGCCATCGACGAGGTGTCCGACGACGACCGCGACCGGGCCGCAGACGCGCTCGACGCCGACCGGGCGGCGATCGATCGTGCGATCGGTGTCCTCCGGGCGCGTCGTGAGGCCCGATCGGTCAGCCACCGCTTCCGGACAGCCTACGAGGACGTCCTGCCAGACACCGACATCTCGGAATCGCTGACGGCGTCGATCAAAGAGGACGGCCTCGACGAGGCCGCCGAAGACATCGAGACCGACGTCTCGTTGTGA
- a CDS encoding Lrp/AsnC family transcriptional regulator yields MVIAYSMVTANTGEADRLKREIEAIDGVTEVHVVAGDVDLIARVAVDSPADVKSVAADQIQSIDGVERTQTYIAMD; encoded by the coding sequence ATGGTCATCGCCTACAGCATGGTGACGGCGAACACGGGAGAAGCCGACCGGCTGAAACGTGAGATCGAGGCGATCGACGGCGTCACGGAAGTGCACGTCGTCGCCGGTGACGTCGATTTGATCGCTCGGGTCGCCGTCGACTCGCCAGCGGACGTCAAAAGCGTCGCCGCCGATCAGATCCAGTCCATCGACGGCGTCGAGCGGACACAGACGTACATCGCGATGGACTGA
- a CDS encoding isocitrate/isopropylmalate dehydrogenase family protein — protein MHTIATIPGDGIGQEVMPAAIDVLEAIDAEFEFVEGEAGEHVNDREGTPLPERTRELARDADATLFGAAGDLAADIILPLRGEVGSFANVRPARAYPGVDAVAPETDLTFVRENTQGVYAGIEADVTADTKTLTRVVTREASRKILEYGFEYAREHDAERVTVAHKANVMRKTDGLFVEVAEEVAAEYGMAYDEALIDALAMHLVARPEEYDVIITPNLAGDVLSDLAAGLVGGLGLLPSANVGDDNALFEPVHGSAPDIAGQGIANPTAMILSASMLLEHLGYDEQADDVESAVLDTLEEGPRTADLGGDASTEAFTEAVVDRL, from the coding sequence ATGCACACCATCGCGACCATTCCCGGTGACGGGATCGGACAGGAGGTCATGCCCGCGGCGATCGATGTCCTCGAAGCGATCGACGCCGAGTTCGAGTTCGTCGAGGGCGAGGCCGGCGAGCACGTCAACGACCGCGAGGGCACCCCCCTGCCCGAGCGGACCCGCGAACTCGCCCGTGACGCCGACGCCACACTGTTCGGTGCGGCGGGCGATCTGGCGGCGGACATCATCCTCCCGCTCCGTGGCGAGGTCGGCTCCTTCGCGAACGTTCGTCCCGCACGAGCCTACCCCGGTGTCGACGCCGTCGCGCCCGAGACGGATCTGACCTTCGTGCGCGAAAATACCCAGGGCGTCTACGCCGGCATCGAGGCCGACGTGACCGCGGACACGAAGACGCTGACCCGTGTCGTCACCCGCGAGGCCTCCCGGAAGATCCTCGAATACGGGTTCGAGTACGCCAGAGAACACGACGCCGAGCGCGTGACCGTCGCGCACAAGGCAAACGTCATGCGCAAGACCGACGGCCTGTTCGTCGAGGTCGCCGAGGAAGTCGCCGCCGAGTACGGGATGGCGTACGACGAGGCACTGATCGACGCGCTCGCGATGCATCTGGTCGCACGCCCCGAGGAGTACGACGTGATCATCACACCCAACCTCGCGGGTGACGTGCTGAGCGACCTCGCGGCGGGGTTGGTCGGCGGGCTTGGCCTCCTGCCGAGTGCGAACGTCGGTGACGACAACGCGTTGTTCGAACCCGTCCACGGCTCCGCGCCCGACATCGCGGGCCAGGGCATCGCGAACCCGACGGCGATGATACTCTCGGCGTCGATGCTGCTCGAACACCTCGGGTACGACGAGCAAGCGGACGACGTCGAGTCCGCAGTCCTCGATACCCTCGAAGAAGGCCCGCGAACCGCCGACCTGGGTGGGGACGCCTCAACGGAGGCGTTCACCGAGGCCGTCGTGGATCGGCTCTGA
- a CDS encoding tRNA pseudouridine(54/55) synthase Pus10 encodes MDVLAIARDAIGTGPVCDACLGRLVADRSHGLTNDDRGRALRRTIALTDDEPIDAFAVEDCWVCEGESDRYEVFAERGATAITADVETFQVGTRVPPLLEENDRLLREEVGLEPDAGEALKTDLNREIGKRLGERIDAEVDFERPDVQVTIDLASDAVDVQVNSAFVYGRYRKLERGIPQTRWPCNACGASGRKRGGDCPECDGTGYRYDRSVEQLTAPVVREAMDGESATFHGAGREDVDATMQGTGRPFVIEVDAPQRRTVDTDALEGEIAEFANGAVEVEDLTLATYEMVPRVKELDASKTYRMDVAFDAPVEDEGLQDALATLDGATIEQRTPERVDHRRADKVRTREVYDASGSLTGDRNAELEIHGAGGLYVKELVSSDEGRTEPSLAGALGVGAEVTALDVLAVEGEDEPFADPDYLREPVAGDDR; translated from the coding sequence ATGGACGTTCTCGCGATCGCTCGCGACGCTATTGGGACCGGGCCGGTCTGTGACGCCTGTCTCGGACGCCTCGTGGCCGATCGGAGCCACGGGCTGACGAACGACGACCGCGGTCGGGCGTTGCGCCGGACGATCGCACTGACCGACGACGAACCGATCGACGCCTTCGCCGTCGAGGACTGCTGGGTCTGTGAAGGTGAGAGCGATCGATACGAGGTGTTCGCCGAGCGCGGGGCGACCGCGATCACCGCCGACGTCGAGACCTTCCAGGTCGGGACGCGCGTCCCGCCCCTCCTCGAAGAGAACGATCGCCTGCTCCGCGAGGAGGTCGGTCTCGAACCGGATGCGGGTGAAGCGCTGAAGACCGATCTCAACCGCGAGATCGGCAAGCGCCTGGGCGAGCGCATCGACGCCGAGGTCGACTTCGAACGCCCGGACGTGCAGGTCACGATCGACCTGGCCAGCGACGCAGTCGACGTGCAGGTCAACTCCGCGTTCGTCTACGGCCGCTATCGCAAACTCGAACGGGGGATTCCCCAGACGCGGTGGCCGTGTAACGCCTGTGGGGCGTCGGGCCGAAAACGCGGCGGCGACTGCCCGGAGTGCGACGGGACGGGCTATCGATACGACCGCAGCGTCGAGCAACTCACCGCGCCGGTCGTCCGCGAGGCGATGGACGGCGAGAGTGCGACCTTCCACGGCGCGGGCCGCGAAGACGTCGACGCCACCATGCAGGGGACGGGCCGGCCGTTCGTGATCGAAGTCGACGCGCCACAGCGCCGAACCGTCGACACCGACGCCCTCGAAGGAGAGATCGCGGAGTTCGCCAACGGAGCGGTCGAGGTCGAGGATCTCACCCTGGCGACCTACGAGATGGTCCCACGAGTCAAGGAACTCGACGCCTCGAAGACCTATCGCATGGACGTGGCGTTCGACGCGCCCGTCGAAGACGAAGGCCTCCAGGACGCCCTCGCGACGCTGGACGGCGCGACGATCGAACAGCGCACGCCCGAGCGCGTCGATCACCGCCGCGCCGACAAGGTCCGGACCCGGGAGGTGTACGACGCGTCGGGATCGCTGACCGGCGATCGAAACGCAGAACTTGAAATTCACGGCGCGGGCGGACTGTACGTCAAGGAACTGGTCTCCAGCGACGAGGGCCGGACCGAGCCCTCGCTCGCGGGCGCACTCGGCGTCGGCGCGGAGGTCACCGCCCTCGACGTGCTCGCCGTCGAGGGCGAAGACGAACCGTTTGCCGACCCCGACTACCTGCGCGAACCGGTGGCCGGCGACGACCGATGA
- a CDS encoding potassium channel family protein, which yields MQYVIVGAGRVGLRTARALRESGHEVTLVERDDNRVDRARQAEFETVVGDGATEGPLERAGISDADGLAGLTGDLSANFAACLVGDYHGCRTVMRIDEDYRESIYRNYADAVDEVIYPERLGAIAAKNALVGGDSLAIADIAENLQLVEYTVTDRAPIRGYTFDEVELPADARVLAYGSGAAPVDLPDGDVTITSGDSLVVLGDFDVLGDVRRLIVGEQRAMGGA from the coding sequence ATGCAATACGTTATCGTGGGTGCGGGTCGGGTCGGTCTCCGGACGGCCCGGGCGCTCCGCGAGAGCGGTCACGAGGTGACGCTCGTCGAACGCGACGACAATCGGGTCGACCGGGCCCGCCAGGCGGAGTTCGAGACCGTCGTGGGCGACGGCGCGACAGAAGGCCCACTCGAACGGGCGGGCATCTCCGACGCAGACGGGCTCGCGGGCCTGACGGGCGATTTGAGTGCGAACTTCGCGGCCTGTCTCGTCGGTGACTACCACGGCTGTCGGACCGTCATGCGCATCGACGAAGACTACCGGGAATCGATCTACCGGAACTACGCCGACGCCGTCGACGAGGTGATCTATCCCGAACGGCTGGGCGCGATCGCCGCGAAAAACGCCCTCGTCGGTGGCGACAGTCTGGCCATCGCAGACATCGCTGAGAACCTCCAACTCGTCGAGTACACGGTCACCGACCGGGCACCGATCCGGGGGTACACCTTCGACGAAGTCGAACTCCCCGCCGACGCGCGCGTCCTGGCGTACGGATCCGGGGCCGCACCGGTGGACCTGCCAGACGGCGACGTGACGATTACGAGTGGCGACTCGCTGGTCGTGCTGGGTGATTTCGACGTGCTCGGCGACGTCAGACGACTGATCGTCGGCGAACAGCGCGCGATGGGAGGGGCCTGA